A genomic segment from Bosea sp. OAE506 encodes:
- a CDS encoding LrgB family protein — translation MTAPDLTRVETLWVYLAADPLLWLTVTLAAYVVADRISARFDRHPLANPVLIAVAILAAILTATRTPFETYFQGAQFVHFLLGPATVALALPLHRHWPLVRKAVLPILAALFAGAFTAVVSAVGIAAAFGIPQPILASLAPKSVTAAIAMGIAREIGGEPSLTATLVIATGILGAVIVTPLMIALGFTDWRARGFAAGLAAHGIGTARAFQVHPVAGAFAAIAMGLNGLVTAALVPLILRLF, via the coding sequence GTGACGGCGCCCGATCTGACGCGGGTCGAGACGCTCTGGGTCTATCTCGCCGCCGACCCGCTGCTCTGGCTGACCGTGACGCTGGCGGCCTATGTCGTCGCCGATCGCATCTCCGCGCGCTTCGACCGGCATCCGCTCGCCAATCCCGTCCTGATCGCCGTTGCCATTCTCGCCGCGATCCTGACGGCGACGCGCACTCCGTTCGAGACCTATTTCCAGGGCGCGCAGTTCGTCCATTTCCTGCTCGGCCCGGCCACCGTCGCGCTCGCCCTGCCGCTGCACCGGCACTGGCCGCTGGTGCGCAAGGCCGTGCTGCCGATCCTCGCGGCGCTCTTCGCCGGAGCCTTCACTGCTGTCGTCAGCGCCGTCGGCATCGCGGCGGCCTTCGGCATTCCGCAGCCGATCCTGGCCTCGCTCGCGCCGAAATCGGTGACGGCAGCGATCGCCATGGGCATCGCCCGTGAGATCGGCGGCGAGCCCTCGCTGACGGCGACGCTGGTGATCGCCACGGGCATTCTGGGCGCCGTGATCGTGACACCGCTGATGATCGCACTCGGCTTCACGGACTGGCGCGCCCGTGGCTTCGCGGCCGGCCTTGCGGCGCACGGCATCGGCACCGCGCGCGCCTTCCAGGTCCACCCCGTGGCCGGCGCCTTTGCCGCCATCGCGATGGGGCTGAACGGGCTTGTCACGGCGGCGCTCGTGCCGCTTATCCTGCGTCTCTTCTGA
- a CDS encoding CidA/LrgA family protein produces the protein MILALTLLLACQLAGEALARLFALPVPGPVIGLALLFLGLRWRPSAALEGAPLATVAGVLLAHLSLLFVPAGTGIVRHAGSLLAHGPGLIAALLVSTALTLAVTAFVFVKVAALVDSRPDPNP, from the coding sequence ATGATCCTCGCCCTCACCCTTCTGCTCGCCTGCCAGCTCGCCGGCGAGGCCCTGGCGCGGCTCTTCGCGCTGCCAGTGCCGGGACCGGTCATCGGGCTCGCCCTGCTCTTCCTCGGCCTGCGCTGGCGTCCCTCGGCCGCTCTGGAGGGCGCGCCGCTGGCGACGGTGGCGGGCGTGCTGCTCGCCCATCTCTCGCTGCTATTCGTGCCGGCCGGCACCGGCATCGTCCGCCATGCCGGATCGCTGCTCGCCCATGGACCGGGCCTCATCGCCGCGCTCCTCGTCTCGACGGCGCTGACGCTCGCCGTCACCGCGTTTGTCTTCGTCAAGGTCGCCGCCCTCGTCGACAGCCGCCCGGACCCCAACCCGTGA
- a CDS encoding BA14K family protein, translating into MIKTFSLAAALIGTALIAAPASAAPIAAMATPALATAGAAGDLVETVQYRRYGYGPRYGYRGGYYRGGRGAAVGAGIAAGVIGGALAAGALAGPRYVEPAPVYVAPAPVYGAPVRAYGYSEADVDAVAYCSRRFRTYDPETGTYIAAGGVVRACP; encoded by the coding sequence ATGATCAAGACCTTCAGCCTCGCAGCCGCCCTGATCGGCACGGCCCTGATCGCCGCCCCGGCCTCCGCCGCACCGATCGCGGCGATGGCAACCCCTGCGCTGGCGACAGCCGGCGCAGCCGGCGATCTCGTCGAGACCGTCCAGTATCGCCGTTACGGCTACGGGCCGCGCTATGGCTATCGTGGCGGCTATTACCGTGGCGGCCGCGGTGCGGCGGTCGGCGCCGGCATCGCAGCCGGCGTGATCGGTGGCGCGCTGGCCGCCGGTGCCCTTGCCGGCCCGCGCTATGTCGAGCCCGCCCCCGTCTATGTCGCGCCAGCCCCGGTCTATGGCGCTCCCGTGCGCGCCTATGGCTACAGCGAGGCCGATGTCGATGCGGTGGCCTATTGCTCGCGCCGCTTCCGCACCTACGATCCCGAGACGGGCACCTACATCGCCGCGGGCGGCGTGGTCCGCGCCTGCCCCTGA
- a CDS encoding TIGR00645 family protein, whose translation MANAGETPPQKTALAPSQLSLMSRIIFGSRWLQLPLYLGLIVAQCVYVFKFLKELVHLVQHATDFSEQQIMLVVLGLIDVVMISNLLVMVIVGGYETFVSRLNLQGHPDQPEWLSHVNASVLKIKLAMAIIGISSIHLLRTFIEAGNIGSANRTTDYTETGIILQTVIHTVFIISAIGIAWVDRMTVPASGKGH comes from the coding sequence ATGGCGAACGCCGGCGAAACCCCTCCTCAGAAGACTGCGCTGGCGCCCTCGCAGCTCAGCCTGATGTCACGGATCATCTTCGGCTCGCGCTGGCTGCAGCTGCCGCTTTATCTCGGACTGATCGTGGCGCAGTGCGTCTACGTGTTCAAATTCCTGAAGGAGCTGGTGCATCTCGTCCAGCACGCGACGGATTTCAGCGAGCAGCAGATCATGCTGGTCGTGCTGGGCCTGATCGACGTGGTGATGATCTCGAACCTGCTGGTGATGGTCATCGTCGGTGGCTACGAGACCTTCGTGTCGCGGCTCAATCTGCAGGGCCATCCCGACCAGCCGGAATGGCTGAGCCACGTCAATGCGAGCGTGCTCAAGATCAAGCTCGCGATGGCGATCATTGGCATCTCGTCGATCCACCTGCTGCGGACCTTCATCGAGGCCGGCAATATAGGCAGCGCCAACCGCACCACGGACTACACCGAGACCGGAATCATCCTGCAGACGGTAATCCACACGGTCTTCATCATCTCCGCCATTGGCATCGCCTGGGTCGACCGGATGACGGTGCCGGCGTCCGGCAAGGGGCACTGA
- the trpE gene encoding anthranilate synthase component I, producing the protein MAEAQDSEAFAAAYEAGTPQLLRQVLVGDCETPVAAFLKLRHATTGPAFLLESVEGGAVRGRYSMIGLEPDLIWRCHHGEAALCRPALGDGFLPDPRPAFESLRALLEESAIPEDDAPGAGELPPMAAGVFGYLGYDMVRLMERLPEPKDTGTGVPDAILSRPTLMVVFDSVRDEIHVVTPVRRQPGVPARAAHERALERLDAVVRALEGPLPPDAAIDIAALPEPTVMSNTSEERFQEMVAAAQDYIRAGDIFQVVLSQRFEAPFQLPPFALYRALRRVNPAPFLCYLDFADFQIVCSSPEILVRLRDDTVTIRPIAGTRRRGATPAEDEALAQELLADPKERAEHLMLLDLGRNDVGRVAQIGSVRVTDSFFIERYSQVMHIVSNVEGTIDPRHDALAALSAGFPAGTVSGAPKVRAMEIIDELEQDARGAYGGCIGYFGANGEMDTCIVLRTAVVKDGRMHVQAGAGIVYDSNPASEQAECVNKAKALFRAAEEAIRFASRAGRGQ; encoded by the coding sequence ATGGCGGAGGCGCAGGACAGCGAGGCCTTCGCCGCCGCCTATGAGGCCGGCACCCCGCAACTGCTGCGGCAGGTGCTGGTCGGCGATTGCGAGACGCCGGTCGCCGCCTTCCTGAAGCTGCGCCACGCCACGACCGGGCCTGCCTTCCTGCTCGAATCGGTCGAGGGCGGCGCGGTCCGCGGTCGCTATTCGATGATCGGCCTCGAGCCCGACCTGATCTGGCGCTGCCATCACGGCGAGGCCGCCCTCTGCCGCCCGGCGCTCGGCGACGGCTTCCTTCCCGATCCCCGCCCCGCCTTCGAGAGCCTGCGCGCGCTCCTCGAGGAAAGCGCCATTCCCGAGGACGACGCGCCAGGCGCCGGCGAGCTGCCGCCGATGGCGGCGGGCGTCTTCGGCTATCTCGGCTACGACATGGTGCGCCTGATGGAGCGCCTGCCGGAGCCCAAGGACACCGGCACCGGCGTGCCCGATGCGATCCTGAGCCGGCCGACGCTGATGGTCGTGTTCGATTCGGTGCGCGACGAGATCCATGTGGTGACGCCGGTGCGTCGCCAGCCGGGTGTCCCCGCCCGTGCCGCCCATGAGCGGGCGCTCGAACGGCTGGATGCGGTGGTGCGCGCGCTGGAGGGCCCCCTGCCCCCGGATGCGGCGATCGACATCGCCGCCCTGCCCGAGCCGACGGTCATGTCCAACACCAGCGAGGAGCGCTTCCAGGAGATGGTGGCGGCCGCGCAGGACTACATCCGCGCCGGCGACATCTTCCAGGTGGTCCTGTCGCAGCGCTTCGAGGCACCGTTCCAGCTTCCGCCTTTTGCGCTCTACAGGGCGCTGCGCCGCGTCAACCCGGCGCCGTTCCTGTGCTATCTCGACTTCGCCGACTTCCAGATCGTCTGCTCGAGTCCGGAGATCCTGGTCCGGCTGCGCGACGACACGGTCACCATCCGCCCGATCGCCGGCACGCGCCGCCGCGGCGCCACCCCGGCCGAGGACGAGGCCCTGGCCCAGGAGCTGCTGGCCGATCCCAAGGAGCGCGCCGAGCACCTGATGCTGCTTGATCTCGGCCGCAACGATGTCGGCCGCGTCGCTCAGATTGGATCGGTGAGGGTCACCGATTCCTTCTTCATCGAGCGCTACAGCCAGGTCATGCACATCGTCTCCAATGTCGAGGGGACGATCGACCCGCGCCATGACGCGCTCGCGGCGCTGTCGGCGGGCTTCCCCGCCGGAACCGTCTCGGGCGCGCCGAAGGTGCGCGCCATGGAGATCATCGACGAGCTCGAACAGGATGCACGCGGCGCCTATGGCGGCTGCATCGGCTATTTCGGCGCCAATGGTGAGATGGACACCTGCATCGTGCTGCGGACGGCGGTGGTCAAGGACGGCCGCATGCATGTCCAGGCCGGCGCCGGGATCGTCTATGATTCGAACCCCGCCTCCGAGCAGGCCGAATGCGTGAACAAGGCCAAGGCCCTGTTCCGCGCCGCCGAAGAGGCCATCCGCTTCGCCTCGCGGGCCGGCCGCGGGCAGTAG
- a CDS encoding SurA N-terminal domain-containing protein, with product MMMTGIRKAGQSFFGKLVIFVLFGFLIFSFAIWGIGDIFQGYGRNSVARVGKAEIGLEQVRTAFQNDVQQLTRQQRRQITPEMARALGLDRQVLSRLITESVLDQTGRAMRLAVSDDTIRNLIFEDPAFRDASGNFSGARFNELLRANGFTEQAYVREQRATILRQQIGEMVVGAVASPVALQELGHRLRNERRDVTLVRLAPSFAGEIPAPTEAQLKTFYDERKSAFRAPERRTADLLALTAESLADTGAVSEADARARYEEVKAQRFTTAETRTIQQIAFPTAEEAQAARARIEAGETFDAVAAARNVAAADLTLGTFTRTQVFDPAVREAAFALQEGAVSAPVTSAFGPVLLRVTALVPEAVRPFEAVAAEMRGEVATRRAASRITEIHDRIEDQRAAAKPLAEIAKEFNLPLRSVGPVDAGLRRTDGGTEPALPGGDATIQGIFRSEPGVDNEAIRLPRDAGYVWYDVRKIDASREQGFDEVKAQVETQWRTDEVATRLSAKARELVERLDKGEAFDAVAASAGLTIEQANGLGRQDQLPDLPSNVVSLIFGTPAGKSASASVADGGRILFKVDAATVPSYARTTQEAENFSRTLAASVSEDVLAQYVTQRQAELGVAINETAFRNATGGNQN from the coding sequence ATGATGATGACGGGCATCCGCAAGGCGGGCCAGAGCTTCTTCGGCAAGCTCGTGATCTTCGTCCTGTTCGGCTTCCTGATCTTCTCCTTCGCGATCTGGGGCATCGGCGACATCTTCCAGGGCTATGGCCGCAACTCCGTCGCCCGCGTCGGCAAGGCGGAGATCGGGCTGGAGCAGGTGCGCACCGCCTTCCAGAACGACGTCCAGCAGCTGACCCGCCAGCAGCGCCGGCAGATCACCCCCGAAATGGCGCGAGCGCTCGGCCTCGACCGGCAGGTCCTCTCCCGCCTCATCACGGAATCGGTGCTCGACCAGACCGGGCGCGCGATGCGCCTCGCCGTCTCCGACGACACCATCCGCAACCTGATCTTCGAGGATCCGGCCTTCCGCGACGCCTCGGGCAATTTCTCCGGCGCCCGCTTCAACGAGCTGCTGCGCGCCAACGGCTTCACCGAGCAGGCCTATGTCCGCGAGCAGCGCGCTACGATCCTGCGCCAGCAGATCGGCGAGATGGTCGTCGGCGCCGTCGCGTCCCCGGTCGCATTGCAGGAGCTCGGCCACCGCCTGCGCAACGAGCGCCGCGACGTCACGCTGGTTCGCCTCGCGCCCTCCTTCGCCGGCGAGATCCCGGCGCCGACGGAGGCTCAGCTCAAGACCTTCTATGACGAGCGCAAGAGCGCCTTCCGGGCGCCCGAGCGGCGCACCGCCGATCTGCTCGCCCTCACGGCCGAGAGCCTGGCCGATACCGGCGCCGTCAGCGAAGCCGATGCCCGTGCCCGCTATGAGGAGGTCAAGGCGCAGCGCTTCACCACAGCCGAGACGCGCACCATCCAGCAGATCGCCTTCCCGACGGCCGAGGAGGCGCAGGCCGCCCGCGCCCGCATCGAGGCCGGCGAAACCTTCGACGCGGTCGCGGCCGCCCGCAATGTCGCCGCAGCCGATCTGACGCTGGGCACCTTCACCCGCACCCAGGTTTTCGACCCGGCCGTGCGCGAGGCCGCCTTCGCCCTGCAGGAGGGCGCTGTCAGCGCGCCCGTCACCAGCGCATTCGGCCCCGTGCTCCTGCGCGTCACCGCCCTCGTGCCGGAGGCGGTGCGGCCCTTCGAGGCCGTCGCCGCCGAGATGCGCGGCGAGGTCGCGACCCGCCGGGCCGCGAGCCGCATCACCGAGATCCATGACCGCATCGAGGATCAGCGCGCCGCCGCCAAGCCGCTGGCCGAGATCGCCAAGGAGTTCAACCTGCCGTTGCGCAGCGTCGGCCCGGTCGATGCCGGCCTGCGCCGCACCGATGGCGGCACCGAGCCGGCCCTGCCCGGAGGTGACGCGACCATCCAGGGCATTTTCCGCTCGGAGCCCGGGGTCGACAACGAGGCGATCCGCCTGCCGCGCGACGCCGGCTATGTCTGGTACGATGTGCGCAAGATCGACGCCTCGCGCGAGCAGGGCTTCGACGAGGTCAAGGCGCAGGTCGAGACGCAGTGGCGCACCGACGAGGTCGCAACCCGCCTCTCCGCCAAGGCGCGCGAACTGGTCGAGCGGCTCGACAAAGGCGAGGCCTTCGATGCGGTCGCGGCCTCGGCCGGCCTCACCATCGAGCAGGCCAACGGTCTTGGCCGCCAGGACCAGCTCCCGGACCTGCCGAGCAACGTCGTCAGCCTGATCTTCGGCACGCCGGCCGGCAAGAGTGCCTCGGCTTCCGTCGCCGATGGCGGGCGCATCCTGTTCAAGGTCGATGCCGCCACGGTGCCGAGCTATGCCCGCACCACCCAGGAGGCGGAGAACTTCTCGCGCACCCTCGCCGCCAGCGTCAGCGAGGATGTCCTGGCCCAGTATGTCACGCAGCGCCAGGCGGAACTCGGCGTCGCGATCAACGAGACCGCGTTCCGCAACGCCACCGGCGGAAACCAGAACTGA
- the secG gene encoding preprotein translocase subunit SecG, with amino-acid sequence MQNVIIVIHLIIVVALVGVVLLQRSEGGGLGMGSGGGGAGGFMTGRGQANALTRATAILAGAFFLTSIILAVMATRGRVQRSIIDGAPTQSAPATPTGPSAPNAGGVLDQLRQMQAPSGGPQPPTPAPPAPQQ; translated from the coding sequence ATGCAGAACGTCATCATCGTCATCCACCTGATCATCGTGGTCGCGCTCGTCGGCGTGGTCCTGCTGCAGCGCTCCGAAGGCGGCGGGCTTGGCATGGGCTCGGGTGGCGGCGGGGCTGGCGGCTTCATGACCGGCCGCGGCCAGGCCAACGCCCTGACGCGGGCGACCGCGATCCTGGCCGGAGCTTTCTTCCTGACCTCGATCATCCTGGCCGTGATGGCGACGCGCGGCCGCGTCCAGCGCTCGATCATCGACGGCGCGCCGACTCAGAGCGCGCCGGCCACGCCGACCGGGCCGAGCGCTCCCAACGCCGGCGGCGTGCTGGACCAGCTCCGGCAGATGCAGGCGCCGAGCGGCGGGCCGCAGCCGCCCACGCCGGCGCCTCCGGCGCCGCAGCAGTGA
- a CDS encoding CTP synthase has translation MTRYVFITGGVVSSLGKGLAAAALAALLQARGHTVRLRKLDPYLNVDPGTMSPYQHGEVFVTDDGAETDLDLGHYERFTGRPCNKGDNITTGRIYMDILTKERRGDYLGATIQVVPHVTNAIKEFILDGNEGYDFTLVEIGGTVGDIESLPFLEAIRQVNQQLPRGQCIFIHLTLLPYIPTAGELKTKPTQHSVAELRSIGIQPDILLCRTDREIPREERRKLALFCNVRETAVIEARDVASIYDVPLSYHAEGLDNEVLAAFGMDSSHEPDVSNWRRISERVKNPEGEVTIAIVGKYTGMKDAYKSLIEALMHGGIANRVKVNLDWIESEVFEKEDPAPFLEHVHGILVPGGFGHRGAEGKIRAATFARQRKVPYFGICFGMQMAVIEGARSLAGIKDANSTEFGPTNEPVVGLMTEWMRGNEIEQRAADGNLGGTMRLGAYASTLQAGSKIAQIYGTTEISERHRHRYEVNMGYRDQLEAQGMSFCGLSPDGLLPETIEYPDHPWFIGVQYHPELKSRPFEPHPLFASFVQAAMVQSRLV, from the coding sequence ATGACGCGGTATGTTTTCATCACCGGCGGCGTGGTGTCTTCGCTGGGCAAGGGCCTGGCGGCGGCGGCACTGGCGGCCCTCCTGCAGGCGCGCGGCCACACGGTCCGCCTGCGCAAGCTCGACCCCTATCTCAACGTCGATCCGGGCACGATGAGCCCGTATCAGCATGGCGAGGTCTTCGTCACCGATGACGGGGCGGAGACCGACCTCGATCTCGGCCATTACGAGCGCTTCACCGGCCGGCCCTGCAACAAGGGCGACAACATCACCACCGGCCGCATCTACATGGACATCCTGACCAAGGAGCGTCGCGGCGACTATCTCGGCGCGACGATCCAGGTCGTCCCGCATGTCACCAACGCCATCAAGGAATTCATCCTCGACGGCAACGAAGGCTACGACTTCACGCTGGTGGAGATCGGCGGCACGGTCGGCGACATCGAGAGCCTGCCCTTCCTCGAGGCGATCCGGCAGGTGAACCAGCAGCTGCCGCGCGGGCAGTGCATCTTCATCCACCTGACGCTGCTACCCTATATTCCGACCGCCGGCGAGCTGAAGACCAAGCCGACGCAGCATTCGGTCGCCGAGCTGCGCTCGATCGGCATCCAGCCCGACATCCTGCTCTGCCGCACCGATCGCGAGATCCCGCGCGAGGAGCGCCGCAAGCTGGCGCTGTTCTGCAATGTCCGCGAGACGGCGGTGATCGAGGCCCGCGACGTCGCCTCGATCTACGACGTGCCGCTCTCCTACCACGCGGAGGGGCTCGACAACGAGGTGCTGGCGGCCTTCGGCATGGATTCCAGCCACGAGCCCGACGTCTCGAACTGGCGCCGCATCTCCGAGCGCGTGAAGAACCCCGAGGGCGAGGTCACCATCGCTATCGTCGGCAAATATACGGGGATGAAGGACGCCTATAAATCGCTGATCGAGGCGCTGATGCATGGCGGCATCGCCAACCGCGTCAAGGTCAATCTCGACTGGATCGAGTCCGAGGTCTTCGAGAAGGAGGACCCGGCGCCCTTCCTCGAGCATGTCCACGGCATCCTGGTGCCGGGCGGCTTCGGCCATCGCGGCGCCGAGGGCAAGATCCGGGCGGCGACCTTCGCAAGGCAGCGCAAGGTGCCCTATTTCGGCATCTGCTTCGGCATGCAGATGGCGGTGATCGAGGGCGCTCGCTCGCTGGCCGGCATCAAGGACGCCAACTCGACCGAGTTCGGCCCTACCAATGAGCCCGTCGTCGGTCTGATGACGGAGTGGATGCGCGGCAACGAGATCGAACAGCGCGCTGCTGACGGCAATCTCGGCGGGACGATGCGGCTCGGGGCCTATGCCTCGACGCTGCAGGCCGGCTCGAAGATCGCGCAGATCTACGGCACGACCGAAATCTCCGAGCGGCACCGCCACCGCTACGAGGTCAATATGGGCTATCGCGACCAGCTCGAGGCGCAGGGCATGAGCTTCTGCGGCCTTTCGCCGGACGGGCTGCTGCCCGAGACGATCGAATATCCCGACCATCCCTGGTTCATCGGCGTGCAGTACCACCCCGAGCTGAAATCGCGCCCCTTCGAGCCGCATCCGCTGTTTGCGAGCTTCGTCCAGGCCGCGATGGTGCAGAGCCGCCTCGTCTGA
- the argC gene encoding N-acetyl-gamma-glutamyl-phosphate reductase, whose translation MSIRVGIVGISGFGGGEALRLIASHPTFELVYAAGESSAGSRLVDRFPGVPARLAELVIAKWDPETLPPLDVLFASLPTGASAEALSRVPEAVKIVDIGGDHRYVAGWAYGLADIWPNRIEGQCRVANPGCFPAATLTALAPLLAEKLIEPGNIVIGVKTGISGAGRGGDSTFGYAESNENLVPYGLLKHVHMPEIARTIEQLSGGSAAGLVLPHLVPMTRGILATIYCRGSATTGHCLEAARRFYAGRPFVRVTEKPPQTKWATGSNLAFVSYAADPERNLVIAMGVVDNLGKGAAGQAVQNANLICGLPETAGLDGLPVWP comes from the coding sequence ATGAGCATTCGCGTCGGCATTGTCGGGATTAGCGGTTTCGGTGGCGGCGAAGCGCTGCGCCTGATCGCGAGCCACCCGACATTCGAGCTGGTTTACGCCGCGGGCGAGAGCAGCGCGGGCAGCCGCCTGGTGGATCGCTTCCCCGGCGTGCCAGCCAGGCTGGCCGAACTGGTGATCGCGAAGTGGGACCCCGAGACCCTGCCGCCGCTCGACGTGCTGTTTGCGTCGCTGCCCACGGGCGCCTCGGCCGAAGCTTTGTCGCGCGTTCCCGAGGCGGTGAAGATCGTCGATATCGGCGGCGACCATCGCTATGTCGCGGGCTGGGCCTATGGCCTGGCCGATATCTGGCCAAACCGGATCGAAGGTCAGTGCCGCGTCGCCAATCCCGGCTGCTTCCCCGCCGCGACGCTGACGGCGCTGGCGCCGCTGCTGGCAGAGAAGCTGATCGAGCCCGGCAATATCGTGATCGGCGTCAAGACGGGCATCTCCGGTGCCGGTCGGGGTGGCGACAGCACATTCGGCTATGCCGAGAGCAACGAGAATCTGGTGCCCTATGGTCTGCTCAAGCATGTCCATATGCCCGAGATCGCCCGGACGATCGAGCAGCTGAGCGGTGGCAGCGCGGCTGGGCTGGTGTTGCCGCATCTGGTGCCGATGACGCGCGGTATCCTCGCCACGATCTATTGTCGCGGCAGCGCGACCACGGGGCATTGCCTCGAGGCGGCCCGGCGCTTCTATGCCGGGCGTCCATTCGTCCGCGTGACCGAGAAGCCGCCACAGACCAAATGGGCGACCGGTTCGAACCTCGCCTTCGTCAGCTATGCGGCCGACCCCGAGCGTAACCTCGTGATCGCGATGGGCGTGGTCGACAATCTAGGCAAGGGCGCGGCCGGGCAGGCGGTGCAGAACGCCAACCTGATCTGCGGCCTGCCGGAGACGGCGGGTCTGGATGGGCTACCCGTTTGGCCATGA
- a CDS encoding DUF350 domain-containing protein, with amino-acid sequence MAISMAGLPAFLLYFVVGAALIGCFTAVYLRLTAHDELALIRGGNLSAAVALGGNVTGFSIPLEKAIAQASSIPDLVLWALAAMIIQFGAYGLARLLIPELSRKIEEDRLPSAAMLAVIAVISGTLAAASMTV; translated from the coding sequence ATGGCGATCTCGATGGCGGGGCTACCCGCCTTCCTCCTCTATTTCGTCGTCGGCGCTGCGTTGATCGGCTGCTTTACGGCGGTCTATCTCCGGTTGACGGCCCATGACGAGCTGGCGCTGATCCGCGGCGGCAATCTCTCGGCGGCAGTGGCGCTGGGCGGCAATGTGACGGGGTTCTCGATCCCGCTCGAGAAGGCCATCGCCCAGGCCAGCAGCATTCCCGATCTGGTGCTCTGGGCGCTGGCGGCCATGATCATCCAGTTCGGCGCCTATGGGCTGGCGCGCCTCCTGATTCCCGAGCTGTCGCGCAAGATCGAGGAGGACCGGCTGCCCTCGGCGGCGATGTTGGCCGTCATCGCGGTGATCTCGGGCACGCTGGCGGCCGCCAGCATGACCGTCTGA
- a CDS encoding DUF1190 domain-containing protein encodes MKRSTQIGLAAAGVVLVATIWGSGREEVTEESLVYNSLADCRAGGQLTSTQCEQRFNEATANHLRDAKKFSSTSACEAEYGAGSCRSAVWNGASVVVPALAGIMLARSFAQGGGAAQPLLPPTREACPTGSTAPECQQARSSSSGGSSGGGSYGGRGSSSSRAYSTTSGAALVARSGSSPGVATTTSTTSRGGFGSTARSYSSSSSS; translated from the coding sequence ATGAAGCGCTCGACCCAGATCGGTCTCGCGGCGGCCGGCGTCGTGCTCGTCGCGACGATCTGGGGCAGCGGGCGCGAGGAGGTGACGGAGGAGAGCCTCGTCTACAACAGCCTCGCCGATTGCCGCGCCGGCGGCCAACTCACCTCGACGCAATGCGAGCAGCGCTTCAACGAGGCGACTGCCAACCATCTGCGCGACGCGAAGAAGTTTTCCAGCACCAGCGCCTGCGAGGCGGAATATGGTGCGGGTTCCTGCCGTTCGGCTGTCTGGAACGGCGCCTCGGTCGTGGTGCCGGCGCTGGCGGGGATCATGCTGGCCCGCAGCTTCGCCCAGGGGGGCGGGGCCGCGCAGCCGCTTCTGCCGCCGACGCGGGAGGCCTGCCCGACGGGGAGCACGGCGCCCGAATGCCAGCAGGCGCGCTCGTCCTCTTCCGGCGGCAGCAGCGGCGGTGGCAGCTATGGCGGCCGCGGCTCCTCCTCGTCTCGCGCCTATTCGACGACCTCGGGCGCGGCTCTGGTGGCGCGCAGCGGCAGCTCGCCCGGCGTCGCGACGACCACGAGCACGACCTCGCGCGGCGGCTTCGGCTCGACGGCGCGCTCCTACTCCTCGTCCTCATCCTCCTGA